The DNA sequence GCTATGGAATGCAGCAAACTTGAAAAGACAAATGTTATTAGATACAAATTAAGCaagaaagatgagaaagaaaaatcAACTTCTGCTATTATGCATAGCATATCAGCAGTTTCTATGTAACTTAAAATAAGAAACAGTTTAAATCGCTTATACATGAAATCTCAACAAGCATATCTTACACAAGACAAGTGTTCTGTCAGTTTCATATGAAAAAGTGTCAAACTAAGACATGCAAAATACCGTAAGTCAGCATCCTCGATTCTTTtagcaaatacaaaataaaaataagcaaaTGATTGGATCTACGTTACAAAAGTTTCAGTTCACACTTTTGAACATTACAGTTCTATCAGAAAACTGAATTATTTGGAAAATAGTATACTACCAAAAAAATGGCCATAAGGCATACTGTTTCCTCAAAACTTATTAAACGAACCCCCCACTTAAAGATCCAAACTTCAATGAGATAAAACACCAAAGAATCTGTAAGGAAAAAGATAACAGGATAAAACACCGCGTTCCCACATCTGTGTTCGGGTAACCTACCTTAAGAATTGAAAATCATTAAATTATGATCACATTCACAGAATTCATCAAGGCAGTAGTCATTTTTCAAAAATGCAAACtggttaataattaattattaagggACCACTTCAAGTCATCGTAATATGTTGTCGGAAAAGGAAAACACATAGTTAAACACAGAAAACCAATAAAGAGCTGAACACACACAAAACTAAACAAACAAAAGGAAAATCCACAGGTTTTGCCGAACAGTGAATTTAACTTAAAACAACAGATGAGTAGAGCAGGATAGAAGAGATTTTTATCAAGCTTCATCACAGAATCTATTGTATGATAAGAAAATACTGCAACCAAACAAACAAACCAACATACTATTCCGACCATAAAAGTAAAGCAGAAAATGTGACTAAACTAGATACACCGTAGAAATCTGTGAACAATATCTAAGCCAGTTAATCGCCCCTGCGTATCCGATAGAGCTATTTATAAGGTAAGTTGATTGATGCAGCACCAGAAGCATCAACATTATCCTCTCACTATAcgttattattaaaatttgataaatcaTAACAAGGAATAATATATCTTCTTCATCCTGAGCTTAAAATGTACTATTGAAGCTTCTCATTTGATAAATCCCCAATCGAAGACAATCGGAGTAAAACAGACCTCAGAAACTAAATTCGAAGACCTACCTACTTACTTGTAAATACAAATTCAGCaaaacgagagagagagagagagagaattaccaGTTACAAGTTGAAATGCGAATGCGCAATGGTTGGATAGAGGTGAGGCGGAAGAGATATTTGGATCGGCGATGATATTTGTTTTGGGGAGAGAAAATGGATTTCGATCTGCGATGAGAATGGAGGTGGAGGTTGAGGTTGTGGTTGAGCTGTAAAGAGAGAATAACAACAAAACCAACACTCACTCGCTCGCTCTCTTACTCTAATAAGTAATGAGGCAGCAGTAAGTAGAagcttgttttgttttgttttgtttggtttGCTTGATTCCCCTTCCCAACTCCCAAGTGAAGAAGCAAGAGAGTGTGAGTGGGTGCCAAACACTCATAAGTACTGTTACTATTTACTAAGTGAGAATGTGTGGCCGTGCATACTTAAGCAATTTGAGATGGCAGCAAGCAAACCCATGGCAAATTGGCAATCACCCAAAGGTTGTGTGCCACTGGCACGTGTCATTACTTGCCACCGACGCCCACTTCACCCTTTTCAACATTTCTACATTTATTTAAGTCTTACTACCGTCGACTCCGTGTAATTTATCCCGTTAACCTAAATAAGAAATGATATTAAGTATGTCTTTCATCGCATAAAATATGACATTTTttgtctttataattttttattttttcatccaTAGAATTTAAACATCTTAATTGTTGTcatcaattttatttattaaatactaaCATCAGAAAATAATCATTTCTaactataaaataattaaaagatgacaaaatttatcataaaaaaataaaatcaatattatatctataaaaaattaattttgttcaacaaaaataattaattattaaatttttttattaaaaaaattaaataaacttacctaaaaaaatcaaattacttTCATTAGAATTTAGATTCGTATACATGATAAGATTTTCATTTAATTCTGAATATGATCCTAATATTATAATAAagtgaaaatttaaatatagttaACTTCACATAAAGTTTATAACAAAGAGccgttaaatgaaaatttagtcaaatttgatCTCAGCAATCAACAACTTCACGTTTTCACCAATAAAtaaaggtgaaaattcaggtgcagtcgacttcatgtgaaaTTGATAGCTTTTAGATGAAACTTTAGTCAAATCAACTAAATCATCTAAtaactctcaattatcaacttcatgtAAAGTCAACTGCACCTAAATTTCTGCCATAAATAAATCACTAAATGGGTATGCCAAAatttattaagtttaataaaatagACTTCATGTATACTTGAAAACATTAATAAAAGGAAACGACAACAAAATAAGCAAAATACCGAGAAGACACAtgtaaaaacaacaaaaaacactcGCATTCACCGTCTATATGATATTCTATATAATGCGCATTCCTCGGCCAGCTATGTATTCCTTGATCTAATCCAATTACTCCAAGATCATCACCCTCGCCTATATCCCCGCAAATTAAAGTGGGGAATTAAACATGgcggatggtgatgatgatggggGTGGTGGTTTTTTATTCAATAGCAATGTTAGTTCCGTGCTAGCTGGCATGGGTTCAGCTGTGATTGTGCTGCTAATATACCGATGCATGTCCATGTTCTTGTGCATCCGCCATCCTCTCACAACCGAACAAGAGCAGGCTCGGTCCCCGCCGGCCGGCACCCAATCTAGTACTTTGAATTCGGTGGCGCATATGATCCCATCCCACAAGTACGACAAGAAAGATGATGATTGCACAACATGTGCAGTGTGCTTGGGAGAGTTCGAGGAGGGTGATGAGTTGAGGAGGATGCCAGAGTGCATGCACTCTTTCCATGTCCCATGCATTGATATGTGGCTCCGTTCCCATTCAACTTGTCCTATTTGC is a window from the Arachis hypogaea cultivar Tifrunner chromosome 1, arahy.Tifrunner.gnm2.J5K5, whole genome shotgun sequence genome containing:
- the LOC112797895 gene encoding RING-H2 finger protein ATL52-like — translated: MADGDDDGGGGFLFNSNVSSVLAGMGSAVIVLLIYRCMSMFLCIRHPLTTEQEQARSPPAGTQSSTLNSVAHMIPSHKYDKKDDDCTTCAVCLGEFEEGDELRRMPECMHSFHVPCIDMWLRSHSTCPICRAHATPSSNHHFNHTTIDMDFMQRILLQGGHAPVPM